Below is a window of Pseudodesulfovibrio sp. JC047 DNA.
CTCGAAATCCCCAACCCGCAGCGGGTAATTATTAGCGCCGCCTTCATGACTAAGAGAGGGCTCTCACTTATAAGAAAGAATCTTGAACCCATTGCTGCACAAGCTACAATCCTAACTGGCATACGTAACGGAATTACATCCGCACAAGGCTTGCAAGAAAGCATAGAAATTGGTTGTACTACTTATGCTGTGGATACAGGATCACGCTCAGTTATTTTCCATCCCAAAATATACTTTTCTTACAGCAACACCGAAATGCGCGTAATTATCGGAAGTGCGAACCTAACGGTTGGTGGTCTTAATTCAAATATCGAAGCAAGCCTTTTCCTTACATTAAAGATGGATGACTCCGAAAATCGCGACCTCAAAAGTGAACTAGAAAGTAAAATTGATGGTATGATCTCTGAATACAACAAAAACGTATTTCAAATCAATGATAACGCCTCCATACAACAACTTTTCGATTCTGGACGAGTTGTTGACGAAAGCGTTACCCGGCCTCCAACGATCTCAGGCTCATCTAACAATCGTGATTTAGACACCATTGGGAAAATGAATCTTAAAAATCAACTTGTTACAACATCTCCCGTTCTTGGAGTAACTCCCACAGGAGGTACAACAATATCGGGACGCTCAAATTTAATAAATGTGTGGGAAAGTGGTCCATTGGTTCGCCGAGACTTAACTATTCCGACCGGAACCAACACTAATCCTACTGGCTCCATGCTCTTCAAGAAGGGAGCTATGGAGGGCATAGATCAGCGACATTATTTCCGAGATCAAGTCTTCAATGAGCTAGACTGGAGACTGGACACGACCTCAGGAACTCTTGGCAAGGAACAGGCAGAAGCCCAATTCCAACTAGTAATCCGTGATATTAACTATGGAATCCATGATTTAAGGCTGTCACATGACAGCCGAACTGATACTCGTACTTATGAACAGAGAAACAGTATGACTAGAGTCCATTGGGGAAGTGCAAAGCCGATCATCGCAAGGGAAGATCTTTTAGGACGAACCCTCACCATGTACCGTAATGAACTGTATCATGGTGTATTCGTCATTGAAATTGACTAAATCTATTTAGAAGGCACGCGTTGTCGTCGGCTTCGAAGTTTGTTCCACGCGCTCAAAATATTATCTTGTTCGCATGCACTCAGACCGAGTGTGCTAAGTATAATCTTCGACTGCTGTTCTAAGACTAAATCCATCGGTAAAGATCTAATGGCTTTATCCAAACCTTGAACGTCCTCTGGAATATTTGCAGCCGTTGGTATTAAAAGGCGTTCAATCTCAGAGGGGACTAATTCAAGAACACCTCCACCATAAAAACGGCCTTCAAGTTCGGCACTTAGTGCGGTTAACGAATTCACAAAATTAAATACGAGCTGATTCGCGCTACCTTCTTTAATACGTATCCGGTATGCAGTATCCGTCGTATAAGCTTGAAGCTTGTTAAGTATCAGACGGGGTGCATTATGTGAGCGTTTCAGCATCCCTACTTCTGTGGAGTAAACAGATGGGACCTCATACCAAGGTTTGCGAATGCGACATTTGTAGCGGGTATGCAGTTTATCAGTTTCTCCTTGCTGTATATATGCCATCCCTTTGGGGTTTTTCTCTACGCTAGTATCTTGAAACCAAAGGAAATTAGTGGGCTTGCCATTTTTTGCATTTTCACGATGTTGATCCTTGTCATAAATTACACCGGGACAATGATCACTTCGCCCAAACATCGGATGTGCCCATTGTTCCAAACCGAATTGTTGAATGGTTTTGTCGTGGACTAAAAAAAACTTATTCGCGCCAGTCACAATCCCGACATCTACTTTAGCAATATCGTTGAACCTACGAATTGCTTTCTCCTCAAGCAACCCATCAAGAAGTTCAAGGGTAGAAGGGTCCACAAGCGCCCTGGTCCATTTGCCCTCAATCGTTTTCCCATTAATATGGCGAGGGGCATTGAATAACTCATCAGGATCTATCTTTATAAATTCACGTCCGCGAACAGGATAAATCCCGAGCCCCTTAGCTTTGTCACGTGGGCCGCGCTTCTTTTCTGCTAGCAACAATACTGCCCCTTGCAGCGTACCGGGAAACCATAACTCTTCTGGGTCAATGATCACCAGCTGTCGCGCCTCTTTGCCAAGGAAAGTTCGCAATGAGCTCGCATGCATTACATGGAGGACTTCTGTGGGGACAACCATCGCAAGACGACCGCCGGGCCGAAGTAATGCAAAGGAAGCCAAAACAAATGGAACCCAAGCATTGGTATGTTTCGTAAATTTGCACCCTAATTTTTTAAATATCTGTTCTGCGCGTTCTTGGAAAAGAGAAGGAAGGTACTGATAACGTATAAATGGAGGATTTCCGAGGACAGCATCAAACACAACCTTTTCCTTTTCAATTGCGTCAATAGCCCATCCTAAAAAATCGCTATTTTGAATATTAATATTCTTTAGCCCAGAAGCCGTTGCACATTCGTATGCCTTGCATGCTTCATCATTATCAATTTCAAACCCCAACACATCTGGATTGTCGCAAGCTGATGCAATCTTATTTAAAAAAACGCCATCGCCACAGCTAGGTTCCAAAACAGATTGAGGATCCTTTTTGGCGACCCATCGAGCAAGAAAGTCAGCAAGGTCGCCGGGTGTATAGTAACCACCACGTAATTTTTGTTCTGTCTGGGATTCTTTAAAATTCAATGTGTCGATCCTTCTATCTAAACCAAGCATGGGATAACAATCGCCTACGAACAATAGTTGGTAACAAAGTTTAAACCATATCTACTTTTGGGAGTTCAAAGAATAATTGTTTCAGATGGCTTTAACTAATTTTTCACTTCGCTCAAAATAGCGTTCTTCATCTTATGGTCCATCATCTCCCAAGCCAGAATTACCGTTTTAGTATATGTTTCTAACTTGCCAGAGGTGAATTGTCTGCTGATGGTGGTTTCATGCTTCCCAGTAAGAGCGGACAATTCTCGAGCAGAAAGCCCCGCCTCTTTCATACGAATCTGCCATGGATGACCTTTCATGGCTGTATGCCTACCAGAGGCTACTCCTTAGCACAACGCTAATTTATACCGACCATATATTGGCTATGGCGATCATTCTTCAGGCAGACGGCCATGAAGCTCGAAGGGATAGAAAACAACCATCATGACCCTTTTGCCGAATTCAACTTCCTCACTTGTGGAGGTGCAAAGTCTTTTGGATGGGAAATACAGTACAAAGAGAATGGATCACGCCTTTCATCCTTTTCATGCGGCAAAACATCCTGCCCCGGTTGCAACGACAAGGATAAGGAAAGGACAGCTCGAAGGTTCTTCAACAAACTATTAGCGGCAGCAACAGCCCAAGGGATTAAACGTTTTTGGGCCTTTGTCTTTACCTTTCCAGAGGCGATTGAAGCCCAATTTCCTAAAGGTTCAAAAGAGCGCAAAGCCCTCCTCTGTGAACTCAAAAAATTTGAGCGTAAGTTGTTTGGCCTTAAGACTGAGGATGGTTTGTTTGCATACGCCAACATCCATGCGGTTGGAGACACCAACCTTATGCGTGACCGTTTCCACGTCCATAGTGGCGTTTTGCCCATAGCAATTCGCAGGGTGAATAAAAAACCACAAGTCATCAAATGCGATATACAAGGTAAGATTGATGTCGATGTTACAAGGGAGTTGCTTGCGGACCATCTAGAACAAGTATTTCCAGGAATTGATCGAAGTCTTGTTCAGTTCAACGTCAAATACTTCCGTCTGGAATCAAAACGAAGTGTCGCTCAACTCGCTCACCGCCTCAAGTATGATCTTCGGGGATTCGGGAAGGATGTTGAAAATGCCCCTATCTTTTTCGATGAGAACCACGGCCTGGTGGTGCTTGATGGGGGGAAAGACGACTATGGCATTTATACCGTTCGCCAAGTCGCTCTTCGC
It encodes the following:
- a CDS encoding phospholipase D family protein; protein product: MSKNFLVQAVTHDNHLEAVKQVLEIPNPQRVIISAAFMTKRGLSLIRKNLEPIAAQATILTGIRNGITSAQGLQESIEIGCTTYAVDTGSRSVIFHPKIYFSYSNTEMRVIIGSANLTVGGLNSNIEASLFLTLKMDDSENRDLKSELESKIDGMISEYNKNVFQINDNASIQQLFDSGRVVDESVTRPPTISGSSNNRDLDTIGKMNLKNQLVTTSPVLGVTPTGGTTISGRSNLINVWESGPLVRRDLTIPTGTNTNPTGSMLFKKGAMEGIDQRHYFRDQVFNELDWRLDTTSGTLGKEQAEAQFQLVIRDINYGIHDLRLSHDSRTDTRTYEQRNSMTRVHWGSAKPIIAREDLLGRTLTMYRNELYHGVFVIEID
- a CDS encoding helix-turn-helix domain-containing protein; the encoded protein is MKGHPWQIRMKEAGLSARELSALTGKHETTISRQFTSGKLETYTKTVILAWEMMDHKMKNAILSEVKN
- a CDS encoding N-6 DNA methylase; the protein is MLGLDRRIDTLNFKESQTEQKLRGGYYTPGDLADFLARWVAKKDPQSVLEPSCGDGVFLNKIASACDNPDVLGFEIDNDEACKAYECATASGLKNINIQNSDFLGWAIDAIEKEKVVFDAVLGNPPFIRYQYLPSLFQERAEQIFKKLGCKFTKHTNAWVPFVLASFALLRPGGRLAMVVPTEVLHVMHASSLRTFLGKEARQLVIIDPEELWFPGTLQGAVLLLAEKKRGPRDKAKGLGIYPVRGREFIKIDPDELFNAPRHINGKTIEGKWTRALVDPSTLELLDGLLEEKAIRRFNDIAKVDVGIVTGANKFFLVHDKTIQQFGLEQWAHPMFGRSDHCPGVIYDKDQHRENAKNGKPTNFLWFQDTSVEKNPKGMAYIQQGETDKLHTRYKCRIRKPWYEVPSVYSTEVGMLKRSHNAPRLILNKLQAYTTDTAYRIRIKEGSANQLVFNFVNSLTALSAELEGRFYGGGVLELVPSEIERLLIPTAANIPEDVQGLDKAIRSLPMDLVLEQQSKIILSTLGLSACEQDNILSAWNKLRSRRQRVPSK